One stretch of Streptomyces agglomeratus DNA includes these proteins:
- a CDS encoding AraC family transcriptional regulator: MDPLSSLLSGIRAEGSVVSHAVLTAPWTIRFADDAPLIMISVLRGGGTLLLPDGTERAVGVGDTAIVRGPAPFHLADHPATVHSSHAAYEIACFTTDTECTAQELGGIHWGTDSQEATALIVGAYRASGHSCERLLRALPPVLVVKEEAEVCAWLETAAADAAQLSAGSQALMDRLLDWALVCTLRSWFDQAGADAPSWYRGLADPVLAPALQAFHDRPAEAWTVASLATRAGVSRALFAKRFTKLMGRPPLAYLTECRMDEAEALLTDTDLSIAQIGRSVGYADAFGFSVAFKRHKGMSPSTFRAAAA, encoded by the coding sequence GTGGATCCTTTGAGTTCGCTGCTGAGTGGCATCCGGGCCGAGGGTTCGGTCGTCAGCCACGCCGTACTGACGGCGCCCTGGACCATCCGCTTCGCCGACGACGCACCGCTCATCATGATCAGCGTGCTGCGCGGCGGGGGCACCCTGCTGCTGCCCGACGGCACCGAGCGAGCGGTCGGCGTGGGCGATACGGCCATCGTGCGCGGCCCCGCACCGTTCCATCTCGCGGACCATCCCGCCACGGTCCACAGCTCCCATGCGGCGTACGAGATCGCCTGCTTCACCACGGACACCGAGTGCACCGCCCAGGAACTCGGCGGTATCCACTGGGGCACCGACTCGCAGGAGGCGACCGCGCTGATCGTGGGCGCCTACCGCGCATCGGGCCACAGCTGCGAGCGTCTCCTGCGTGCTCTGCCGCCCGTCCTGGTGGTCAAGGAGGAGGCCGAGGTCTGTGCCTGGCTGGAGACGGCCGCCGCCGACGCCGCCCAACTCTCCGCCGGTTCGCAGGCGCTGATGGACCGGCTCCTCGACTGGGCCCTGGTGTGCACGTTGCGCAGCTGGTTCGACCAGGCCGGCGCCGACGCGCCCAGCTGGTACCGGGGTCTCGCCGACCCGGTCCTCGCTCCCGCGCTGCAGGCCTTCCACGACCGGCCCGCCGAGGCATGGACGGTGGCGTCGCTGGCCACTCGAGCCGGTGTCTCCCGGGCGCTGTTCGCCAAGCGCTTTACCAAGTTGATGGGCCGTCCGCCCCTCGCCTACCTCACGGAATGTCGCATGGACGAGGCCGAGGCGCTGCTGACCGACACCGACCTCAGCATCGCTCAGATCGGAAGGTCCGTCGGCTATGCCGACGCTTTCGGCTTCAGTGTCGCGTTCAAACGACACAAGGGCATGAGTCCCAGCACGTTCCGCGCCGCGGCGGCTTGA
- a CDS encoding NAD(P)H oxidoreductase codes for MTQHDSQARTALVVVAHHRTDSLTAHTARRAAARLEAAGYRIDLLDLHAEGFDPRMNMSDQPDWGNREKTYSDEAHAHMQRILDADVVVAVFPVYWQSVPAILKGWIDRVWNYGFAYGRSKPRLAGKRMLWLGLAGATADDPIVEGMQTVLETNLSEGIAYYCGFSHSTVALLTDAEDRPQRVDAEGNLLIGEAVAGAEREAQYADLDRRAREFVEGFVAEELVAA; via the coding sequence GTGACGCAGCATGACAGCCAGGCCAGGACAGCCCTCGTGGTCGTCGCACACCACCGCACCGATTCCCTCACTGCGCACACGGCCCGCCGTGCCGCCGCCCGGCTCGAAGCCGCCGGCTACCGCATCGATCTGCTCGACCTGCACGCCGAGGGGTTCGACCCGCGGATGAACATGTCGGACCAGCCGGACTGGGGCAACAGGGAGAAGACGTATTCGGACGAAGCGCACGCCCATATGCAGCGCATCCTCGACGCCGATGTCGTCGTCGCCGTCTTCCCGGTGTACTGGCAGAGCGTGCCCGCCATCCTCAAGGGCTGGATCGACCGCGTATGGAACTACGGGTTCGCCTACGGCCGCAGCAAGCCCCGCCTCGCCGGCAAGCGCATGCTGTGGCTGGGCCTGGCCGGCGCCACGGCCGACGATCCCATCGTGGAGGGGATGCAAACCGTCCTCGAAACCAATCTGAGCGAAGGCATCGCCTATTACTGCGGCTTCTCCCATTCCACCGTCGCCCTGCTCACCGACGCGGAGGATCGCCCGCAGCGCGTCGACGCCGAAGGCAACCTCCTAATCGGCGAAGCGGTCGCGGGCGCTGAGCGAGAGGCGCAGTACGCCGATCTCGACCGTCGTGCACGGGAGTTCGTGGAGGGCTTCGTCGCCGAGGAACTCGTGGCGGCCTGA
- a CDS encoding S8 family serine peptidase → MARITINGVTVDPLLQSEELVAASLVSEDASASNYLLVQTTHPPTPEEKEQLSELGVVLQEYVPDDTYLCGYRPSDLDAVRALPFVAWADVYLNGFKIGQSLRSARLRTGVAELAEPLGGAGPRPRLVDIVLHEDVDMSEDGLRDRIAAAAGVSYGDVQNDGEKVRITIRDEDLPALASLDEVKEIEEVPERVLYNTVSGTLLNAHVSLNGTKFRGEGQIVCVADTGFDKGSTTNVHPAFTGRVKRLVALGRTSPERMDDPDGHGTHVAGSVLGDGTSASMGGPVTGTAPEARLVLQSVMDENGFLSGIPSNLRKLFEPPFLEDGARIHTNSWGPVTPGLPYNQAAKEADRMVWDNKDFVILFAAGNSGTDQDGDGRINMRSVSGETAAKNVITVGASEGNRPEFSKTYGQLKNGQFRWPVPPINGDKMADSPHGMAAFSSRGPSQEGRFKPDVVAPGTSILSARSRLAPASQNFGVSTDPAFMFQGGTSMATPLVAGCVAVLRETLVKNGTPKPSAALIKAMLINGADELAGQYDPSEAGPSPNNSSGFGLVNLQRAVVLPTDAGRAGFTDAGELDQGEERAFHITVPEGGARTLKVTVVWTDPPGAALQNDLDLIVRADGQERHGNMGTGSGFDRVNNVEQVHWQDVPAGEAEVVVRAHRITLFAQPYAVAWRIL, encoded by the coding sequence ATGGCCCGTATCACCATCAACGGCGTGACGGTGGACCCACTGCTCCAGTCCGAGGAGCTGGTCGCCGCATCGCTGGTGTCCGAGGACGCCTCCGCGTCCAACTATCTGCTCGTACAGACCACACACCCACCCACGCCCGAGGAGAAGGAACAGCTCTCGGAACTCGGCGTGGTGCTCCAGGAATACGTTCCGGACGACACCTATCTGTGCGGCTACCGGCCGAGCGATCTGGACGCCGTACGCGCACTGCCCTTCGTGGCCTGGGCGGACGTGTACCTCAACGGCTTCAAGATCGGCCAGTCGCTCCGCTCGGCCCGGCTGCGCACGGGCGTCGCCGAACTGGCCGAGCCTCTGGGCGGTGCGGGTCCGCGACCCCGCCTCGTCGACATCGTCCTGCACGAGGACGTCGACATGAGTGAGGACGGACTGCGGGACCGGATCGCGGCGGCGGCCGGAGTCAGCTACGGCGACGTACAGAACGACGGCGAGAAGGTCCGCATCACGATCCGCGATGAGGACCTGCCCGCCCTCGCCTCGCTCGACGAGGTGAAGGAGATCGAGGAGGTCCCCGAGCGGGTCCTGTACAACACCGTCTCGGGCACCCTGCTGAACGCCCACGTGTCGCTCAACGGCACGAAGTTCCGGGGCGAGGGCCAGATCGTGTGCGTCGCCGACACCGGCTTCGACAAGGGCTCGACCACCAATGTGCACCCCGCCTTCACCGGCCGGGTCAAGCGGCTGGTCGCCCTGGGCCGCACGAGCCCCGAGCGGATGGACGACCCTGACGGGCACGGCACCCATGTGGCGGGCTCGGTCCTCGGCGACGGCACGTCGGCGTCGATGGGCGGACCCGTCACCGGAACGGCTCCGGAGGCGAGACTGGTCCTGCAATCCGTGATGGACGAGAATGGCTTTCTCTCCGGCATCCCGAGCAACCTCCGCAAGCTGTTCGAACCGCCCTTCCTGGAGGACGGGGCGCGGATCCACACCAATTCGTGGGGCCCGGTCACCCCGGGGCTGCCCTACAACCAGGCCGCCAAAGAGGCCGATCGGATGGTCTGGGACAACAAGGACTTCGTCATCCTCTTCGCCGCGGGCAACTCCGGTACGGACCAGGACGGGGACGGACGCATCAACATGAGGTCCGTCAGCGGGGAGACCGCGGCCAAGAACGTCATCACCGTGGGAGCCAGCGAGGGCAACCGACCCGAGTTCTCCAAGACGTACGGTCAGCTGAAGAACGGACAGTTCCGGTGGCCGGTCCCGCCGATCAACGGCGACAAGATGGCGGACAGCCCCCACGGGATGGCAGCCTTCAGCAGCCGCGGCCCGTCCCAGGAGGGACGCTTCAAGCCCGATGTCGTCGCCCCCGGCACGTCGATCCTGTCCGCCCGCTCGCGGCTGGCGCCGGCCTCCCAGAACTTCGGTGTCTCCACGGACCCCGCGTTCATGTTCCAAGGCGGTACTAGCATGGCCACCCCGCTGGTGGCCGGCTGTGTGGCGGTGCTGCGCGAGACGCTCGTGAAGAACGGCACCCCGAAGCCCAGCGCCGCGCTCATCAAGGCCATGCTGATCAACGGCGCCGACGAACTGGCCGGTCAGTACGACCCCAGCGAGGCGGGCCCGTCGCCGAACAACAGCTCCGGCTTCGGCCTCGTCAACCTCCAGCGTGCCGTCGTCCTGCCGACCGACGCCGGCCGGGCGGGCTTCACCGACGCCGGGGAACTGGACCAGGGGGAGGAGCGTGCCTTCCACATCACCGTTCCGGAGGGAGGGGCCCGCACTCTGAAGGTGACCGTCGTCTGGACGGACCCCCCTGGGGCAGCCCTGCAGAACGACCTCGACCTGATCGTCCGCGCGGACGGTCAGGAACGCCACGGCAACATGGGTACGGGTTCCGGCTTCGACCGCGTCAACAACGTCGAGCAGGTCCACTGGCAGGATGTCCCCGCCGGGGAGGCCGAGGTCGTCGTCAGAGCTCATAGGATCACCCTGTTCGCTCAGCCTTACGCCGTCGCCTGGCGCATCCTTTGA
- a CDS encoding IS110 family transposase: MTSITQSTVPCHVPTDAEDVLLAVDTHKDVHAAAVITMLGAALDGRSFPATADGYRQLLHWARSFGVLRRAGVECTGSYGAALTRHLRAEGIEVTEVNQPDKAVRRRHGKTDAIDAEAAARAVLTGRATAAVKTGDGPVEMLRLFKLAKGSAIKSRTQAINQLKSVLVSADSALRESLAGLSNPHLFRRCADLDPQDASGPAGAARHTLRLLARRIRHLTEEIDDLNKQIAEAVEASTPGLLEVCGVGPDSAAALLISAGDNPERLVSEASFAALCGTSPVEASSGKTQRRRLNRGGDRQANAALYRIVLSRLRWDDRTRDYLQRRLTEGKTRREIIRCLKRYVAREIYRHLVPANRPADQTGPAGVAA, from the coding sequence TTGACCAGCATCACGCAGTCCACCGTCCCATGTCACGTCCCGACGGACGCGGAGGACGTCCTGCTCGCCGTGGACACTCACAAGGACGTCCACGCCGCAGCCGTCATCACCATGCTCGGTGCCGCCCTGGACGGCCGCAGCTTCCCCGCGACCGCCGACGGCTATCGACAACTCCTCCACTGGGCCCGATCATTCGGCGTGCTGCGGCGGGCCGGCGTGGAGTGCACCGGCTCTTACGGAGCCGCCCTGACCCGTCACCTGCGAGCCGAGGGCATCGAGGTGACCGAGGTGAACCAGCCTGACAAGGCCGTCCGACGCCGTCACGGCAAGACCGACGCCATCGACGCCGAGGCCGCAGCCCGCGCCGTGCTGACGGGACGCGCCACCGCCGCGGTGAAGACCGGCGACGGACCAGTCGAGATGCTCCGGCTGTTCAAGCTGGCGAAGGGGTCCGCGATCAAGTCCAGAACCCAGGCGATCAACCAGCTCAAGAGCGTCCTGGTCTCAGCTGACTCCGCCCTGCGCGAGTCGCTGGCCGGGCTGAGTAACCCGCACCTGTTCAGGCGGTGCGCTGACCTCGACCCCCAGGACGCGAGCGGGCCGGCCGGGGCCGCCCGTCACACCTTGAGGCTGTTGGCCCGCCGTATTCGGCACCTGACCGAGGAGATCGACGATCTCAACAAGCAGATAGCCGAGGCCGTCGAAGCCAGCACGCCGGGCCTGCTGGAAGTTTGTGGCGTTGGCCCGGACAGCGCCGCTGCCCTGCTCATCTCAGCCGGCGACAACCCTGAGCGACTGGTCAGCGAGGCATCCTTCGCGGCCTTATGCGGCACCAGCCCGGTCGAGGCTTCCTCTGGAAAGACACAGCGCCGCAGACTGAACCGTGGCGGCGACCGTCAAGCGAACGCCGCCCTCTACCGGATCGTCCTCAGCCGTCTACGCTGGGACGACCGGACTCGCGACTACCTGCAACGACGTCTGACCGAGGGCAAGACGCGACGCGAGATCATCCGCTGCCTCAAGCGCTACGTCGCACGAGAGATCTACCGACACCTCGTCCCAGCGAATCGGCCGGCTGACCAGACAGGACCCGCCGGAGTCGCTGCTTGA
- a CDS encoding IS110 family transposase, which yields MMGERVTVFCGIDWAERHHDIALVDESGELLAKRRISDDAAGYRMLLELLAEHGDSPESPIPVAIETSRGLLVAALRTGSRKVFSINPLAASRYRDRHGVSRKKSDPGDALVLANILRTDMAVHRPLPADSEQAQAIAVLARAQQDAVWNRQQIGNQIRSLLREYYPAALDAFLAKQGGLAREEARVILAKAPTPAEGSRLSLSQLRSALRRAGRVRGVEEEADRLRGVLRAEYARQPAVVENAFGRQLLALLKQFEAACQASDDLAEAVDAHFRAHPDAEILLSFPGLGVQLAARVLAETGDDRNRFADARGLKAYAGSAPITRASGKKHYVGRRMVKNNRLHHAGYLWAFSSLRSSPGAQAHYRHRRDLGDWHAQAQRHLFNRLLGQLFHCLQKRVLFDEERAFAPPSRSSLAAAA from the coding sequence ATGATGGGAGAACGTGTGACTGTGTTCTGCGGAATCGACTGGGCAGAGAGGCATCACGACATCGCGCTGGTCGACGAGTCCGGCGAGCTATTGGCCAAGCGGCGGATCAGCGATGACGCTGCGGGCTACCGGATGCTGCTGGAGCTCCTGGCCGAGCATGGTGACAGCCCCGAGTCGCCAATACCGGTGGCCATCGAGACCAGTCGAGGCCTGCTCGTGGCAGCCCTTCGGACCGGCAGCCGCAAGGTCTTCTCGATCAACCCGCTCGCCGCCTCCCGCTATCGCGACCGCCACGGTGTGTCCCGCAAGAAGTCCGACCCGGGCGACGCCCTCGTGCTGGCGAACATCCTCCGCACCGACATGGCCGTGCACCGGCCGCTGCCTGCGGACTCCGAGCAAGCTCAGGCCATCGCCGTGCTGGCCCGGGCTCAGCAGGACGCCGTCTGGAATCGCCAGCAGATCGGCAACCAGATCCGCTCCCTGCTGCGCGAGTACTACCCCGCCGCTTTGGATGCCTTCCTGGCCAAGCAGGGCGGGCTGGCCCGCGAGGAGGCGCGCGTCATCCTCGCCAAGGCACCCACGCCGGCGGAGGGCTCGCGGCTGTCTCTGAGCCAGTTGCGCTCCGCCCTCAGGCGCGCCGGCCGCGTCCGCGGCGTTGAGGAGGAGGCTGACCGCCTGCGCGGTGTCCTGCGGGCCGAGTATGCTCGCCAACCCGCGGTTGTCGAGAACGCCTTCGGCAGGCAACTCCTCGCTCTGCTGAAGCAGTTCGAGGCAGCCTGCCAAGCCAGTGACGACCTCGCAGAAGCAGTGGATGCCCACTTTCGCGCGCATCCCGACGCCGAGATACTCCTGAGCTTCCCGGGCCTCGGCGTCCAGCTCGCGGCACGTGTTCTCGCCGAGACCGGCGACGACCGCAACCGCTTCGCCGACGCCCGCGGCCTGAAGGCATACGCCGGCTCCGCACCAATCACCCGCGCCTCCGGCAAGAAGCACTACGTCGGGCGCCGCATGGTCAAGAACAACCGACTCCACCACGCCGGCTACCTATGGGCCTTCTCCTCCCTGCGCTCATCGCCTGGAGCACAGGCCCACTACCGCCACCGGCGCGACCTCGGCGACTGGCACGCACAAGCTCAGCGGCACCTGTTCAACCGCCTGCTCGGACAGCTGTTCCACTGCCTCCAGAAGCGCGTTCTCTTCGACGAAGAACGTGCCTTCGCTCCGCCGTCGCGCTCATCATTGGCAGCTGCTGCTTGA
- the bla gene encoding class A beta-lactamase — protein MILKSTGAQPSRRSVLTFGAGTALAAATSNGTAHALTPAGDRISRRLRDLEREHSARLGVYARNMVTGKTVAHGAHERFPMCSTFKTIAVAAVLRDLDHDGTFLAKRIHYTAEYAKASGYDKITGQKQNVTNGMTVEELCGAAISYSDNAAANLLLNELRGPTAVTRFCRSIGDGTTRLDRWEPELNSAEPGRITDTTTPRAIGRTYARLVLGNALAPADRKRLTGWLLANTTSDEKFRAGFKGWTVADKTGSGSYGTTNDVGVVWTPKGSPIIVSVLTTKHEADAAADGALVRRAAELLAPGLA, from the coding sequence ATGATCTTGAAGAGTACAGGTGCACAGCCATCTCGCCGCTCTGTGCTTACGTTCGGCGCCGGTACAGCGCTGGCAGCCGCCACGTCCAACGGGACGGCTCACGCGTTGACGCCCGCAGGAGACCGGATCTCCCGTCGTCTGCGCGATCTGGAGCGTGAACACTCAGCGCGGCTTGGGGTGTACGCCCGCAACATGGTCACAGGCAAGACCGTCGCCCACGGGGCCCACGAGCGCTTCCCTATGTGCTCGACGTTCAAGACGATCGCCGTCGCGGCGGTACTGCGGGACCTTGACCACGACGGCACGTTTCTCGCCAAGCGCATCCACTACACCGCCGAGTACGCCAAAGCCTCCGGCTACGACAAGATCACTGGCCAGAAGCAGAACGTCACCAACGGCATGACCGTCGAGGAACTCTGCGGCGCCGCCATTTCCTACAGCGACAACGCCGCTGCCAACCTGCTGCTCAACGAGCTGCGAGGACCCACCGCCGTCACCCGCTTCTGTCGCTCGATCGGAGACGGCACGACCCGGCTCGACCGGTGGGAGCCGGAGCTGAACTCCGCGGAGCCGGGCCGGATCACCGACACCACCACCCCCCGCGCCATCGGACGGACCTACGCGCGGCTCGTCCTCGGCAACGCGCTCGCCCCGGCAGACCGCAAGCGGCTGACCGGCTGGCTGCTGGCAAATACCACCAGCGACGAGAAGTTCCGTGCTGGCTTCAAGGGCTGGACCGTCGCGGACAAGACCGGCTCCGGCAGCTACGGCACCACCAACGACGTCGGCGTCGTCTGGACCCCGAAGGGGTCACCGATCATCGTCTCCGTCCTCACAACCAAGCACGAGGCCGATGCGGCAGCAGACGGGGCGCTCGTTCGCAGAGCCGCTGAACTCCTCGCGCCGGGTCTCGCCTGA
- a CDS encoding carbon-nitrogen hydrolase family protein: MKIATAQFTCAPVDISANVRQMADLAAAARGQGAELVVFPELALTGYELEALLARRDLWVQADDPRLDSVRSSGVASVVNCATDTGGERPAVETLVFAPDGELITSYRKQHLFKHEQDVFVAGRHDGRFEFGGLRFALATCFDNHFSELVSRGAADGCQVHLASSLYGTGGGAEELAAVYPGIAKDCNMHVVVANHVGPAGAWTGCGRSALWAPGGALLAQADAETPMVVIAEVGWSTAWISS; this comes from the coding sequence ATGAAGATTGCGACAGCTCAGTTCACGTGTGCCCCTGTTGATATTTCAGCCAACGTGCGACAGATGGCTGACCTCGCGGCCGCGGCGCGCGGGCAGGGGGCCGAGCTTGTGGTGTTCCCTGAGCTGGCCTTGACCGGGTACGAGCTCGAAGCCCTGCTTGCCCGCCGTGATCTTTGGGTGCAGGCGGACGACCCACGCCTGGACTCGGTCCGGTCGTCCGGTGTCGCCAGCGTCGTCAACTGTGCTACAGACACCGGCGGGGAGCGGCCTGCCGTGGAGACGCTGGTCTTCGCGCCCGACGGCGAACTGATCACCTCGTACCGCAAGCAACACCTGTTCAAGCATGAGCAGGACGTCTTCGTAGCAGGGCGGCACGACGGCCGATTTGAGTTCGGAGGGCTGCGTTTCGCTCTTGCCACATGCTTCGACAACCACTTCTCCGAGTTGGTATCCCGTGGAGCCGCCGACGGGTGCCAGGTACATCTGGCCAGCTCGCTGTACGGCACGGGTGGCGGGGCGGAAGAGCTGGCGGCGGTGTATCCGGGCATCGCCAAGGACTGCAACATGCACGTCGTCGTGGCCAACCATGTCGGCCCGGCCGGCGCCTGGACCGGTTGCGGCCGCTCCGCGCTGTGGGCCCCGGGCGGTGCCTTGCTCGCCCAAGCCGACGCCGAGACGCCCATGGTCGTCATCGCCGAGGTCGGCTGGAGCACAGCCTGGATCAGCAGCTGA
- a CDS encoding VOC family protein, with protein sequence MSTIKHFQVTFDCAEPERLARFWCEVLGYVVPPPPEGFATWDDFKRSQLPEERDSWFACMDPSGVGPRLYFQRVPEGKAAKNRLHLDVRVGTGLVGEERLAALEAECARLLPLGAVHVRTLYDGNDSCIPMLDIEGNEFCID encoded by the coding sequence ATGTCAACGATCAAGCACTTCCAAGTCACCTTTGACTGCGCGGAGCCTGAGCGCCTCGCTCGTTTCTGGTGCGAGGTGTTGGGGTATGTCGTACCGCCGCCACCGGAGGGCTTTGCCACGTGGGACGACTTCAAGCGTTCGCAGCTTCCTGAGGAGCGGGATTCATGGTTCGCCTGCATGGATCCCTCAGGTGTGGGCCCACGACTGTACTTTCAGCGCGTCCCCGAAGGAAAGGCCGCCAAGAACCGGCTGCATCTTGATGTGCGGGTCGGCACCGGACTCGTGGGCGAAGAGCGCCTCGCCGCACTTGAGGCCGAATGTGCACGACTGCTGCCGCTCGGCGCGGTACACGTGCGAACGCTGTATGACGGCAATGATTCGTGCATTCCGATGCTGGACATCGAGGGCAACGAGTTCTGTATCGACTGA
- a CDS encoding endo-1,4-beta-xylanase translates to MHLNSIPPTAVRRKIRGLCTALVVGVLGSTAALVAPLTSHAAESTLGRAAAQSGRYFGTAIASGRLNDSTYTTIAGRQFNSVTAENEMKIDATEPQQGQFNFTAGDRVYNWAVQNGKQVRGHTLAWHSQQPGWMQNLSGGALRQAMTNHINGVMGHYKGKITQWDVVNEAFADGTSGARRDSNLQRSGNDWIEVAFRTARAADPAAKLCYNDYNVENWTWAKTQAMYAMVRDFKQRGVPIDCVGFQAHFNSGSPYNSNFRTTLQSFAALGVDVAVTELDIQGASATTYADVTSDCLAVPRCLGITVWGVRDTDSWRPEHSPLLFNGDGSKKAAYTSVLNALNAASPTPSPGSGQIKGVGSGRCLDVPGASTTDGTQVNLWDCNNRTNQQWTYTAAGELRVYGNKCLDAVGTGNGTKVQIYSCWGGDNQKWRLNGDGSIVGVQSGLCLDAAANGTSNGTLIQLYSCSNGSNQRWTRT, encoded by the coding sequence ATGCACTTAAATTCCATTCCCCCCACCGCCGTCCGCCGGAAGATCAGAGGCTTGTGTACGGCCCTGGTGGTCGGCGTCCTCGGTTCGACCGCCGCGCTGGTGGCACCGCTGACCTCACACGCTGCCGAGAGCACGCTCGGCCGCGCGGCGGCGCAGAGCGGCCGCTACTTCGGGACAGCCATCGCCTCGGGCCGGCTCAACGACTCGACGTACACGACGATCGCGGGCCGCCAGTTCAACTCGGTGACGGCCGAGAACGAGATGAAGATCGACGCCACCGAACCCCAGCAGGGCCAGTTCAACTTCACCGCGGGTGACCGCGTATACAACTGGGCGGTGCAGAACGGCAAGCAGGTGCGCGGCCACACCCTGGCCTGGCACTCCCAGCAGCCCGGCTGGATGCAGAACCTCAGCGGCGGCGCGTTGCGCCAGGCGATGACCAACCACATCAACGGCGTGATGGGCCACTACAAGGGCAAGATCACCCAGTGGGACGTCGTGAACGAGGCCTTCGCCGACGGCACCTCGGGAGCCCGGCGCGACTCCAACCTGCAGCGCTCCGGCAACGACTGGATCGAGGTCGCCTTCCGTACCGCGCGTGCCGCCGATCCGGCCGCCAAGCTCTGCTACAACGACTACAACGTCGAGAACTGGACCTGGGCCAAGACCCAGGCCATGTACGCCATGGTCCGAGACTTCAAGCAGCGCGGCGTGCCGATCGACTGCGTCGGCTTCCAGGCGCACTTCAACAGCGGCAGCCCCTACAACAGCAACTTCCGCACCACGCTTCAGAGCTTCGCCGCGCTCGGCGTCGATGTGGCCGTCACCGAACTCGACATCCAGGGCGCCTCGGCCACGACCTACGCCGACGTGACCAGCGACTGCCTGGCCGTCCCGCGCTGCCTCGGCATCACCGTCTGGGGTGTACGCGACACCGACTCCTGGCGACCGGAGCACTCGCCGCTGCTGTTCAACGGCGACGGCAGCAAGAAGGCCGCCTACACCTCTGTCCTCAACGCACTCAACGCCGCCTCGCCTACCCCCTCGCCCGGTTCTGGACAGATCAAGGGCGTCGGTTCAGGACGCTGCCTGGACGTGCCCGGCGCCAGTACCACCGACGGCACCCAGGTCAACCTGTGGGACTGCAACAACCGCACAAACCAGCAGTGGACCTACACCGCCGCAGGCGAGCTCAGGGTCTACGGCAACAAATGCCTGGACGCCGTCGGCACCGGCAACGGCACCAAAGTCCAGATCTACAGCTGCTGGGGCGGCGACAACCAGAAGTGGCGCCTCAACGGCGACGGATCCATCGTCGGCGTCCAGTCCGGCCTCTGCCTCGACGCCGCCGCCAACGGCACTTCCAACGGCACCCTGATCCAGCTCTACTCCTGCTCGAACGGCAGCAACCAACGCTGGACCCGCACCTGA